The Lacerta agilis isolate rLacAgi1 chromosome 14, rLacAgi1.pri, whole genome shotgun sequence sequence CTAGTATTCTTATGAGTTttattctttccttctctctctcttacaggtAACACATCATTTTTTTCACATACAGAATGTTTAATCTGACTTCTACTTCTGGATTCCTGCTTCTGGAATTTTCTCAGGTCCGAGAGCTGCAGGTCTTACACTTCTTTCTGTTCCTAGCATTATACTTAATAATCATAATGGGGAATCTTCTTATCATTGTTGTGATAGTTCTTGACCATCGTCTGCATATACCAATGTACTTCTTCCTAATGAACTTGGCCATTTCTGATATTGGCTCAGTTTCTGTCACTCTACCCAAATCAATGTTTAACTTACTCAAGAACAGCACTCACATTTCCTATTTTGAATGTGTCTCtcaaattttcttctttttagtctTTGAATGCTTTGATTTTGCTATCTTAATAATAATGGCACATGACCGGTATGTTGCCATTTGCAATCCGCTGCAATATGAACAAATCATGAATGAAAGAGCCTGTGTTCAGATGACCACCATTGCGTGGATTACCGGTGTTCTCTATTCTGCGTTACACACTGCTGGCACATTTTCAATGAACTTCTGTTCCAATAGTGTAGATCAATTCTTCTGTGAAAtccccaaattaatgaaattgtcTTGCTCTGACTTATACCTAGTTGAAGTTGGAATTCTTGTATTTTGTTATATCGCAGCATTGGGATGCTTCATCTTCATTATTAAAACTTATGTGCGGATCTTCACTACAGTCCTCAAAATCCCTTCCAAACAGGGACAGCATAAGGCCCTCTCCACTTGCTTTCCCCACCTCCTTGTTGTCTCTCTGTATCTGTTCTCTGGATTGTTTGTTTATGCAACACCACACAGTAATATCTCACCTGACCTGGATCTAGTCTTTGCTGTGATATATGCTATACTTCCTTCTTTATTAAATCCCTTCATCTATAGCTTGAGAAACAAACAGATCCAGACTGCATTGAAGAAGCTATTGAATCTTAAACACTTGTATGGCACTGTTCCCAAATTTGTTCTGAAAAGCTGAAATGTTGTAGAGCCCTGTCTGGGAGGTGAAATCTCACATGGTGACGTAATTAGTGTCCCATCACTAGATGATGTGCACAGTGTGGGGACATGTGGGTGGGCCTGCTCCATGGTGGCTCCCCAACTTTGGAATTCCATTTCCCTTGAGATTTCAGAGGGATTcatgctgttttctttctgaTTTCACCTTAAAAAAGGTGTTTTTGAAGGGGGATTACCATTGAATCCATGCTGAGCTGCTTGTTTTACTATTGTTTATGTGTTCTTGGTTTTAACTTGTGCGGATTGTATTCTGTTCTAGCTTCCATGTTCTAAGTTCTGAAATAACTGGATAGGATTAGGATatccatattttaaataaaaaaaaagtaatatccttttaaaaattagaataCACATTTACCAGATTGTTtaccttgcttttaaaaataaataaataaatgttgttctcTACCCTTATTATTTTGGCAATGCTGCCTTGTATCCAGGACTCCCAACAGTTCCAGCCAGCAGGGCTTTTGGCTACATTTTTAAAGGATTACAGCTtgaaaatgaatgtgaatttccCTTAACATTTGCAGAATCTGAAATTTATACCATGAAATATGAAAATTgctttgtggttttttgtttgtttgtttgttgttgttgttgttgtttaaattacTCTTTAAATTTTAActccatcttcttctttggcgatcactcgtagccgagtaagattgtcttccataaacactgttttagCAATGTgtttgtaagtgactgtggaggcaaattGTGGGTCCACAtggccttccacagtggggacattggtttctgggagggtgttgatcatggtgtggatttgccaagcatgccttcctcttagcacatttctccctttcgtgcATACAGCTGCTGAGCtccttgtccaccaggtttctcttatgcacagcaacccaggtcatgtgggcggggaggggggttaaagtgatttttaggaagtcattagtttgcaccaggcgtcctattgggaagacccagttttctgagtgcatttggggcagtacaggattccttttggtgtaccgacctgcccgttgcaccaaggattccctgcccgagctgcttcaagTTGTGGTGGATGTGTTCCTGGATACACCTACTTTGGTTGTCCTGGGGGATTTCAACATCAATGCCAAcatgaccttacaaggggctgctagggactttgtggaaagcatggcctccatggggctgtccctgaatacttttggcccaactcataacagacatgccttagacctggtgttcacctccatggatgttggtgatctgacattaagtaaaagtgaaacaaaagaattgccatggtcagatcacttcctggtgcagctggacttctccgcgacccttcccctttgcagggaggtgggaccgattcggaTGGCCCGCCTACGCCACTTAATGGattcaaatggtttccagagagtggtaggggatgttttatcccatgttgttCGCTTTCAGCTGATTCCCAGGTGACCCATTGGAAtacggagttaaccagggctattgaatGTCTGGCTCTGAAGCATCCTCTCTGATTGCacggagcccggacagccccgtggtttcccccggagctgaaggtgatgaaacaatcgctgagactgCTAGAGCATCGGTGGTGGAAAACTCACTCTGAATCGgcccggacacgggctagagctcaactttcAGCCTACCTAGTGACAATgacgacagcgaagaggaccttcttcaccgtttctattgcatctgcagtaAACAgcggcaggagactcttccaggtggttcgcaatctagcagaaccaccttcgtTATCGGGGCCTGATAGGGatcccaagatctcctgcaatgctttcccaaagtttttttgcagataaagttgctcagattcggaaggaggtagactccaccgtgggagcagggctggggagggagagtgccggagtcctgtctagtcatgttataTGGGATCAATtacaatctgttacctctgaggatgtggacaggcttcttggacgagtgaaaccaaccacctgtcttctTGATCCTTGTCCATCCTTGCTGATAAAAGCAAGCCaagaagggctgggcgatgggctctgtggggtggtgaatgcatccctctgtgagggagtcttcccaggcccactgaaagaggcggtcgttaaaccgcttcttaaaaaaaaaaacaacaaccatatttagacccggccaatatggccaactatcaccgaGTCtaaaatcttccattcttgggcaaggtgattaagtaggtggttgctgaacaactccaagcacacctggaggatgcagaccatttggatcccttccaattgggattcaggcctcaccacgGGAttggaaacccatccagatgggcggggtatgaataaatttattattattattattattattattattattattattattattatctgcctcattccttgagtcagaacaactgaatctgtatccaccacCCATGTCCCGGTTTATGACTAGGGGCTTTCAGATTTCATGATCCTGCCGCCGTTACCATTTGCCGATTGccatgggactttgggggtttgggttgTTCTTTTGGAAGAAGCCTGTGCgtggatttgttttatttgtgtagatcagtgcatgctgaccaatgcacagtctttgcagtagggctctgttccgaTGGCAAGAAGTAGTCACGACAAACTaatagattcttatctgctgcagccttcatctgccttcacagccattgtaacatactgcTTGTTATCATCCACCTGTTTTGttgttgaggacttcttggatcattctttgtctagctccttccctttgaccttaccgccttgggtgaccctgctgggagtacgagattcctgatggcttcgctcacaagggttataggaacatgcaagcccactcaccacaacaaggtgatgatccagcgagtgggTAAATTTTAACTATATACACACTGTAAACATGAAGACAGGACTTAACATATTTTCATATGGTGATACTATGTGGCTTAAGAGATAAAGATTTAATTTACCAGAAATTTTAGTGAAACAACattagccacaacacccaattggtaggtccctcgttgctgggtgcaatctggccaatggggtgcagtctaaatgtatcgagggacctatatatatccatgcacgtgtcccagagcttcctctttcggtgcatgcattcggaacacccacccacctctcctacttttagggctttggGGCTTGACCTGACTATGACGTCGtctgtcgtctgtcgttgggacatgggcacggcaggaattttcctcatttggctgattggctgttgccatttgggtttcgcctgccacgtagcaaatcgtcacaacttgtaaggttgcggatagttcaggtgatagggatgggagaacagtctcgccatccctatgtgaagggtattccattaaaggaatccaggaacTCAACTTGGTTTGATCAAccccgagagggggttgtgcctgtgcctgagtccaggggagcatctgggggagTGGACATAGCCTGTACCCAGGCTTTctacctacctcaggtgttcacccttggctgacctacgatagagctctgggtcagaactacctgcaagggtgcaggtagctagttgaaccagaccctatgcaaccactcactttctgtaatctataaagttgtggcctaaattctgccaaaaaccaaactaaaatttgtgtcaagtgtgaatttatttagtggggaggtctctgggtctgaacacgcaaaccAGAATACAATCAGAATGGATCTCAGCAATGCTGtctgcaaaatgctttgcaagcACGTGTCAGTAGGCCTCAGTGCCATCCTCTATATTCTGTTGAGGAGATAGCTGCTATCTGAAAGGCCTTTCGTAATATGGAGCAGCTCCTTGCTGGCATAGAACCCCTGTACTCTTGAGTCTGAACCTGGACCTGAAGATATGAGAATGAATTAAAGACATTGCTCTAGCTCCCATGAGTTGAACAGTCCCATTAGCTTATCAGTGCCAATTATCTAGggtaagggaaataataataaaagcgaaagaagaagaagtatcaaCAAACCTTTCTGATTAGCTGCACTGTGCTCCTGGGAGCACGTCTCCAAGAAACAAAAGACAGACATATAAATTGCTTTCCACAACTGAAAAACTGAAAAGCTACGCTGAAAGACACAGAGTCTTGATTCAAATGAAGAATGGAAGTGATGCAATGAGGAGACAAATGCAAACACTCCACTGATCCAGCTGGAAGACAAATTGCATCTACTGTTGATACTACACAGTGcatttctgggggtactcaaggacaTTAAGTCCTGAAAGCTCCCCACCTCCCAATTTTTAaattgtggcacttactgtagcaacttcatggtgagtaccagtaccattttttatttaaaaaagcactgataatatatatgaggaaaagtaaataaaaagtTTCTTATTTCCACCCTCCTTCTTCTCATCACCCTCATCACCATTCTCTTGTCTCTTTGTTCATTCATCTTCCAAGCACAATTTCTCCATCTTTTACTTTCCCCTCAGATGCTCATGACAGACTGAAGACACATTATGAACAGAATGAGGTAGCTGagatatatatggagagagagagagaacagaattaataaataaatagcccaaCTTGCTTGAAACCAAATGTGCTTGCTTGCAGTGTTTGTGAGACTCTTTGAGGACAGGGTTTTAGAGTAGCAAACCTTCCTGGAATgagcaattaaaataaattgaaatgttgttttctaaCTATGCAAAAGACCATTTGCACTTGTAACAGTGTGGGGTCTTTGAAGACAAGGTTGTGTCTCAGCAGCACTTCCTGGAATGACCCTGCCACATCATCGTTTCAGGAAAGACTGCTAGGCTAGAAGCCAGTTCTGAaacatgttttgatttttttatttagatCTTTATTTTCCTTAGGAATATCAGCCACCTCATTACGTTAACAAGGAAGTCACAAAATACATGTGCACGTGCACACACCATTTATATGAGGGTCTTACAGCCCTAGcaaaagaggcagaaaaaaatgATGCATGTTGCAGAGAGCGGTTTTGGCAGTAGAGGGGGGAGAAAGCAGCACAAATTGTGGATGACATGTTTAGATCATGTAACAACACTGCCAAAATAGCCTTGGGGAAAGAGTTGGCATCTGGATTGACCACAGGGCCTATACCTTGTGTCAATATCTCTGTTCTGTAGCCTGTTGTTGCTGGTTGGGGTGCTGGTCTTAGAAAACAGACTCTGCAAGTGTccgtattttccagggatgtccctgatttagagaagccatatcagtttctgatttgatctgagAATGTCCCACTTGTCCttatgatgtccctattttcactggagaagtgttggagggtatggtaggatgtccccctttcactggagaaatgttggagagtatggagccGTCTAAAGGCCatcctgttttttttaatgtttaatgttttattatgttttttatatatattggaagctgcccagagtgctggggcaacccagtaagatgtgtggggtataaatattaaaattttcattatggagtgggatgtccctattttcatcggagaaatgttggaaaatgtgCAGGTCTACCCTCAGGGAGCTGTGTGACTATTATCACCTGGGAAGTACAAGTGAAATCAAGAGGAGTTAGTGGGTTTCCCATATAAGGCGGGTCTCATATCTCCAGTATGTAGTTGCACTACAGGTATATTGTCGAAAAGGTGCATGTCTTCCATGGATTGGTTTAGGCTAAGATTGGTGGTGGGGTATAATTGCTGGTGGTATAGCCTACATGACCCAGGTCTCAAAGGTCAAAGAGCAAGGTATCTCAGGCAGATGAGAGACTATGGTGGGCAGTAACTGAAAAAGTGTTGTTCTAAGCCACTCATGAGGATGCTAACCTACTGCATGAaaatgcaccaccaccaccaccatcatctaaGTTCCCAGGGTGgtatacaacaatataaaaataccatATAAAAATCACTTAAaacaattttt is a genomic window containing:
- the LOC117057687 gene encoding olfactory receptor 14A16-like, whose translation is MFNLTSTSGFLLLEFSQVRELQVLHFFLFLALYLIIIMGNLLIIVVIVLDHRLHIPMYFFLMNLAISDIGSVSVTLPKSMFNLLKNSTHISYFECVSQIFFFLVFECFDFAILIIMAHDRYVAICNPLQYEQIMNERACVQMTTIAWITGVLYSALHTAGTFSMNFCSNSVDQFFCEIPKLMKLSCSDLYLVEVGILVFCYIAALGCFIFIIKTYVRIFTTVLKIPSKQGQHKALSTCFPHLLVVSLYLFSGLFVYATPHSNISPDLDLVFAVIYAILPSLLNPFIYSLRNKQIQTALKKLLNLKHLYGTVPKFVLKS